AGCGTTTCATGAAGATCGTTTCGCTGGCGCCGGAAGTTCTCTGAGGCCAGGCTGGAGAGTCAGATGGAAAAGATTCGCAAGGGCGATGAAGTAGTGGTGCTGACGGGTAAGGATCGTGGTCGCCGCGGTACTGTGCTGCGTCGCGTTGATGAGCGCTCGGTTCTGGTCGAGGGCGTAAACCGCGTGAAGAAGCATCAGCGGCCGAACCCGATGAAGGGTCAGCAGGGCGGCATCGTCGAGAAGGAAATGCCGATCGACATTTCGAATGTTGCGCTGTTCAACCCGGCCACCAGCAAGGGTGATCGTGTGGGCATCAAGACGCTTGAAGACGGTACCAAGGTCCGTTTCTTCAAGTCGAATGGCGAGTTGGTCAAGGCTTAAGGAACGACAATGGCGCGCTTGCAAGATTTTTACAAGGCAACCGTTGTGGGCGATTTGACGGCTCGCTTCGGTTACAAGTCGGTGATGGAAGTTCCGCGCATCACCAAGATCACGCTGAACATGGGTGTCGGCGAAGCGGTGGGTGACAAGAAGGTTCTTGAACACGCCGTGGGAGACATGGTCAAGATCGCCGGTCA
The window above is part of the Methyloversatilis discipulorum genome. Proteins encoded here:
- the rplX gene encoding 50S ribosomal protein L24 translates to MEKIRKGDEVVVLTGKDRGRRGTVLRRVDERSVLVEGVNRVKKHQRPNPMKGQQGGIVEKEMPIDISNVALFNPATSKGDRVGIKTLEDGTKVRFFKSNGELVKA